One stretch of Lacimicrobium alkaliphilum DNA includes these proteins:
- a CDS encoding TIGR04063 family PEP-CTERM/XrtA system glycosyltransferase, whose protein sequence is MKILHILDHSIPLHSGYTFRTRSILRQQHALGWQTCHVTSPKHGKFEQDIEEVDGLKFYRTPVPNGLLSRLPALSQMALIAPMRKRILEAIEEEKPDVLHAHSPALNGMAALQAGRKTGLPVVYEIRAFWEDAAVDHGTCKEGDLRYRLTRKLETHVVRQADKVTTICEGLKQDLLSRGVPESKITVIPNAVNIEQFNLITNKDSQLEKQFGLQNKRVLGFLGSFYAYEGLDLLIRAMPFIIKQFPDAVLLLVGGGPQEQNLKSLVKELGIEDKVIMPGRVPHDEVSGYYSLVDLLVYPRKSMRLTELVTPLKPLEAMAQGKLLLASDVGGHKELIEDRKTGWLFKSDDVQALAGKAGEVLANQGDWPQVIANGREFVEKVRNWPNSVANYQALYKEICGG, encoded by the coding sequence ATGAAGATACTGCATATACTGGATCATTCGATTCCTCTGCACAGCGGCTACACTTTCCGTACCCGCTCTATATTGCGGCAGCAGCATGCCCTTGGCTGGCAAACCTGCCACGTCACCAGCCCCAAGCATGGCAAGTTTGAACAGGATATCGAAGAAGTCGACGGCCTGAAGTTTTACCGTACTCCGGTGCCCAACGGGTTGTTAAGCCGGTTACCGGCCCTGAGTCAGATGGCGCTGATTGCACCCATGCGCAAGCGCATCCTCGAAGCCATCGAAGAAGAAAAACCCGATGTGCTGCATGCTCATTCACCGGCATTAAACGGTATGGCGGCCCTGCAGGCAGGGCGTAAAACCGGCTTGCCGGTGGTCTATGAAATTCGCGCTTTCTGGGAAGACGCGGCGGTGGATCACGGTACCTGTAAAGAGGGTGATCTGCGTTACCGTCTGACCAGAAAACTGGAAACCCATGTGGTCAGACAGGCCGACAAAGTCACTACCATCTGTGAAGGGCTGAAACAGGATTTGCTCAGCCGGGGGGTACCGGAATCGAAAATCACCGTGATCCCGAATGCGGTGAATATCGAGCAGTTTAATCTGATTACCAATAAAGACAGCCAACTGGAAAAACAATTTGGTCTGCAGAATAAGAGAGTGCTGGGATTTCTGGGCTCTTTTTATGCTTACGAAGGGTTGGATCTGCTGATCAGGGCGATGCCTTTTATCATCAAACAGTTTCCCGATGCCGTATTGCTGCTGGTGGGCGGCGGGCCACAGGAACAGAACTTAAAGTCTCTGGTTAAAGAACTGGGTATCGAAGATAAGGTGATTATGCCGGGTCGGGTACCCCATGATGAAGTCTCAGGTTATTACAGCCTGGTGGACTTACTGGTGTATCCGCGCAAATCCATGCGCCTGACCGAACTGGTCACCCCCCTCAAACCTCTTGAAGCCATGGCGCAGGGTAAACTGCTGCTGGCCTCAGATGTAGGCGGGCATAAAGAACTGATCGAGGATCGCAAAACCGGCTGGCTGTTTAAAAGTGATGATGTGCAGGCCCTTGCCGGCAAAGCCGGTGAGGTACTGGCCAACCAGGGCGACTGGCCGCAGGTGATTGCTAATGGCCGGGAGTTTGTCGAAAAAGTACGTAACTGGCCCAACTCGGTGGCGAATTATCAGGCCCTGTATAAGGAGATTTGCGGTGGCTGA
- a CDS encoding glycosyltransferase family 4 protein, with amino-acid sequence MADTFRGLHICLVGPVPPPAGGMANQTRQLKQLLEQDGAKVTLVAVNAPYKPAFVAKIPVLRAGFRLLPYFWRLRQAIRQADVVHLMANSGWSWHLFAAPAIRVAAGLKKPLLVNYRGGHAEPFFQQSWPKVEASLNKTQGILVPSPYLHEVFANWGKQAEVVPNVLDENTFYPAKETATDRPLHLIVTRNLEAIYDVGCVIDCFAKVLEQHPDARLSIAGSGPQKQSLERQCQQLGISDKVRFLGRLDISEMAELYRSADVMLNASTVDNSPNSLIEAMACGVPIVSTNVGGIPKLVTHEQDALLVPPRRPDLLAEQVLRLQAEPQLREQLISEGRKTIAKFTWARVGQALLTQYQQAIGKSKEAA; translated from the coding sequence GTGGCTGATACCTTTCGCGGCCTGCATATTTGCCTGGTGGGCCCGGTGCCGCCACCGGCTGGTGGCATGGCCAATCAGACCAGGCAGCTAAAGCAACTGCTGGAACAGGATGGCGCAAAGGTTACCCTGGTGGCGGTTAATGCGCCCTACAAACCAGCTTTTGTGGCCAAAATTCCTGTGTTAAGGGCAGGTTTTCGGTTATTACCCTATTTCTGGCGCTTACGTCAGGCCATCAGACAGGCCGATGTGGTGCATCTGATGGCCAATTCCGGCTGGTCCTGGCATTTATTTGCGGCACCGGCCATACGGGTTGCCGCCGGGTTGAAAAAGCCGTTGCTGGTCAATTACCGGGGCGGACATGCCGAACCTTTTTTTCAGCAATCCTGGCCAAAAGTGGAAGCCTCATTAAATAAAACCCAAGGCATTCTGGTTCCCTCACCTTATTTACATGAAGTGTTCGCCAACTGGGGTAAACAGGCTGAAGTGGTGCCCAATGTGCTGGATGAAAACACCTTTTATCCGGCTAAGGAAACAGCTACCGACAGGCCTTTACATCTGATTGTGACCCGTAATTTAGAAGCGATTTATGATGTGGGGTGTGTGATCGATTGTTTCGCAAAGGTTCTGGAGCAACATCCTGATGCCCGGCTTTCTATCGCCGGCAGTGGCCCACAAAAGCAAAGTCTTGAACGTCAGTGCCAACAACTTGGTATCAGTGACAAGGTCAGATTTTTAGGGCGGTTGGATATCAGCGAAATGGCAGAGTTATACCGCAGCGCCGATGTGATGCTTAACGCCAGTACCGTGGATAACAGTCCTAATTCGCTTATCGAGGCCATGGCTTGTGGTGTGCCCATCGTCAGCACTAATGTTGGCGGTATCCCTAAGCTGGTGACCCATGAGCAGGATGCCTTGTTAGTGCCGCCGCGCCGCCCGGACTTGCTGGCCGAACAGGTATTGAGATTACAGGCCGAGCCGCAGCTCAGAGAGCAACTGATCAGCGAAGGGCGAAAAACCATCGCCAAGTTTACCTGGGCCAGGGTAGGGCAGGCGCTGTTGACACAGTATCAACAGGCCATCGGCAAGAGTAAGGAGGCGGCATGA
- a CDS encoding phenylacetate--CoA ligase family protein — protein sequence MSSVYTKLVSGVLFPLHEKLKKHNTVAIRKALEQSQWHSPEQLKTAQSQRLQQFIRTICAHVPYYKEMMQNQGLTPDDIQCSEDLVKLPFLDKQTIADNFDALKSDIAGPLNRFNTGGSSGQPLIFLLGNERVSHDVAEKWRATRWWGVDIGDKEIVAWGSPIELGAQDKVRLARDKLFRSQLIPAFDMTEEKLRGFIASIKESRPRMLFGYPSVFDLLAKTAEKAGIRLDNLGIKVAFVTSERLYPYQRENISRVFGCPVANGYGGRDAGFIAHECPSGGMHLSYEDIVVEIIDKEGKPLPAGEAGEIVVTHLGTSEFPFVRYRTGDIAVLSDKRCACGRGLPMLESIEGRSTDFVVAADGTMMHGLALIYILRDMDGIEAFKITQESLQLTRVEVVSKQQLTDSMVKQIESGFKARLGEEVQIDVQAVAEIAAEKSGKYRYVISKVVQ from the coding sequence ATGAGTTCTGTGTACACCAAATTGGTTTCGGGGGTGTTGTTTCCGCTGCACGAGAAACTGAAGAAACACAATACTGTGGCAATTCGCAAAGCACTGGAGCAGAGCCAGTGGCATTCTCCTGAGCAGCTTAAAACGGCTCAGTCACAACGATTACAGCAGTTTATCCGCACTATCTGTGCCCATGTACCTTATTACAAAGAGATGATGCAAAACCAGGGGCTCACTCCCGATGATATTCAGTGCTCAGAAGATTTGGTTAAGCTACCCTTTCTGGATAAACAGACCATTGCCGATAATTTTGATGCTCTTAAATCAGATATCGCCGGGCCGTTGAACCGTTTTAATACTGGCGGCTCCAGCGGTCAGCCGCTGATTTTCCTGCTTGGTAATGAACGGGTATCTCATGATGTGGCCGAGAAGTGGCGGGCGACCCGCTGGTGGGGGGTGGATATCGGCGACAAGGAAATTGTGGCCTGGGGTTCGCCCATTGAGCTGGGAGCGCAGGACAAGGTTCGGCTGGCCCGCGACAAGCTGTTTCGCTCACAGCTGATTCCGGCATTCGATATGACTGAAGAGAAGTTGCGTGGTTTTATCGCCAGCATCAAAGAAAGTCGCCCCAGGATGCTGTTTGGCTACCCTTCGGTGTTTGATTTATTAGCCAAAACTGCTGAAAAAGCCGGTATCAGACTGGATAATCTCGGTATTAAAGTGGCATTTGTCACCTCCGAGCGTCTTTACCCCTACCAGCGCGAGAATATTTCAAGGGTGTTTGGTTGCCCGGTGGCCAATGGTTACGGTGGCCGCGATGCCGGCTTTATCGCCCATGAATGCCCATCCGGTGGTATGCACCTTTCCTATGAAGATATTGTGGTAGAGATTATCGACAAAGAAGGCAAGCCGTTGCCCGCCGGTGAGGCCGGTGAAATAGTGGTGACCCACCTTGGTACCAGCGAATTTCCTTTTGTCCGTTATCGTACCGGTGATATTGCTGTGTTGTCAGACAAACGCTGTGCCTGTGGTCGCGGCCTGCCGATGCTGGAGTCTATTGAAGGGCGCAGTACCGACTTTGTGGTGGCAGCAGATGGCACCATGATGCATGGTCTGGCACTGATTTATATTCTGCGTGATATGGACGGCATCGAAGCCTTTAAAATTACTCAGGAGAGCCTGCAACTGACCCGGGTAGAAGTGGTATCCAAACAACAACTGACAGATTCGATGGTTAAGCAGATTGAAAGTGGCTTTAAGGCCAGGCTCGGCGAGGAAGTTCAGATTGATGTGCAGGCGGTGGCGGAAATTGCCGCAGAAAAATCCGGCAAATACCGCTATGTGATCAGCAAGGTGGTGCAATGA
- a CDS encoding putative O-glycosylation ligase, exosortase A system-associated: MRDLLMVGFLFVAIYYSFKRPYIGMAAWVWIALTAPAEWAFGFSQEFRLNLTIVLVTALSWLFVTRNKSFKMTGLTFWVLMFGLWTLITTSFHLNSDSDWIWGYWNQFLKILALFFFITLTITKRLHIDTFVWAIVLAISAYAGMEAVKYVISGGSHRITGRAGIIADRNDLAVAINMCIPLVIYLIHITKHRLLRQGLWVLLLLNILSIVGTFSRGGFIGLTVLGFAFWLKSNRKLVWAIAAVILLPILYANAPEDWQERQGTVATAAEEDGSFIGRIWAWKVSTMIALDNPVTGGGFRSVTEPTLWNYYAPLTPEFGPIYSKPIPDGINPKSAHNIYFQVLGDHGFVGLFIFLMMLLLALLNNMKNARLGKQYGVYWYHQLGNAMTLSLVAYGVTGMNVSLAYFDLIYAVIGLVVVMNIMRPQIIASQSVPDKAKASSAVPKARALAGSRAG; encoded by the coding sequence ATGCGTGATTTACTGATGGTTGGCTTCCTGTTTGTGGCCATCTATTACTCTTTCAAACGCCCCTATATCGGTATGGCAGCCTGGGTCTGGATCGCCCTTACTGCGCCGGCCGAGTGGGCCTTTGGTTTTTCTCAGGAATTCCGTCTCAACCTGACCATAGTGCTGGTGACCGCGCTTTCCTGGTTGTTTGTAACCAGGAACAAGTCGTTCAAGATGACCGGGCTGACGTTCTGGGTGCTGATGTTTGGCCTGTGGACGCTGATCACCACCAGCTTTCACCTCAACTCCGATTCAGACTGGATCTGGGGCTACTGGAACCAGTTCCTGAAGATTCTGGCGCTGTTCTTCTTTATCACCCTGACCATTACCAAACGCCTGCATATTGATACCTTTGTCTGGGCCATTGTGCTGGCGATTTCTGCTTATGCGGGTATGGAGGCGGTGAAGTACGTGATCTCCGGTGGCAGTCATCGCATTACCGGGCGGGCGGGCATTATTGCCGATCGTAATGATCTCGCCGTGGCCATCAATATGTGTATTCCACTGGTGATCTATCTGATTCATATCACCAAACACAGATTATTACGTCAGGGTCTGTGGGTGCTGCTGCTGCTGAATATTCTCAGTATCGTCGGTACCTTCTCGCGGGGCGGTTTTATTGGCTTAACGGTACTGGGCTTTGCCTTCTGGCTGAAGTCGAACCGCAAACTGGTGTGGGCCATCGCGGCAGTGATTCTATTGCCGATTCTCTATGCCAATGCTCCCGAAGACTGGCAAGAACGACAGGGCACGGTGGCCACCGCGGCAGAGGAAGACGGCTCATTTATCGGCCGTATCTGGGCCTGGAAAGTGTCGACCATGATTGCTCTGGATAACCCTGTAACAGGGGGGGGATTCCGGTCGGTGACCGAGCCAACCTTATGGAACTACTATGCGCCGCTGACACCGGAATTCGGCCCGATTTACTCCAAGCCGATTCCCGATGGCATCAATCCCAAGTCGGCCCATAATATTTATTTTCAGGTGTTGGGTGACCATGGTTTTGTGGGGTTGTTTATCTTTTTGATGATGTTACTGCTGGCGCTGCTGAATAATATGAAAAATGCCAGACTGGGCAAGCAATATGGTGTGTACTGGTACCATCAACTGGGTAATGCCATGACCCTCTCCCTGGTTGCTTATGGTGTTACCGGAATGAATGTAAGCCTGGCTTATTTTGATCTGATTTATGCCGTGATAGGTCTGGTGGTGGTGATGAATATAATGCGGCCACAGATTATTGCCAGCCAGAGTGTTCCAGATAAGGCAAAAGCTTCGTCAGCAGTGCCAAAAGCACGGGCGCTTGCCGGGAGCAGGGCGGGATGA